The genomic interval CAGATACAGCAAGCGCAGGAGGACCTGATGGCTGCTTGACCAGCGTCCTCATGTTGCGTCTGTTGGCGAAcatgagggatggagggagatccTCCGTTGATAAGGGAATGCTTCAAGAGCTCATTGATAAAATCCTCTCAGAGATCAGCGGTGCCTCTGGAGTGCCAGACGTCCATGGGTATGTGAAAAACACCAGGATTCAGAACATCAACAGGACCATGGAGAAGTTCCTGCTGAAGGAGTTTGGCTCCAAAAACATCCTGCAGAGAACAGCGAACCCAGAGGACGACTCGTTTAACATGACCTTTCTGGCAAAGTTGAGGGAAGTCTTGAATGCAGAAGCCACTGATGCCCCATCTGCCCTGAGTGGCTCAGCTTTCCCCAGGTCAGACCCAGGGCCAAAAGCAGCAGGTGGAATTAAAACAGGGAAGAAATCCAAATTTGGAGCGAAGGTACAGTAGGAAAACACAGACTTTGAAAAATACATTTTAGATCAACTTTAAAGATTAAAGTCCCCCATTTTGACAACAGTGTAATGGCGGTACGCAATTTAATTGCAACTTTCACCCTCGTGTACTAGATACCAAAGAGACGAAAACGAAGCTCAAAGGTTTCTCCAATCGGCGTTGCAGCTGACAAGGGTGAGAGTTTTATGGCATTACAGGGCTTGTTTTTATTTCTCCCGCTTTAGATAAACACTCAAAGTCTCTCCTCTGCTTTTATTAATTATGGCTTATTTACACTTTTTTTCAGCAGTTCAACATGCAGTTCCAAATGCTCAATCTGCTCCATCCAGTGGGAACTTCTCTGCTGCACCTGCTGACGAGGTGAAGCCTCGTAAACGCTCCTGGATCAAGAAGCTATTTTGCTGCTGCATGCAAAGCTAAACTCAAACTTAAACAACCCACACCACATTCCACCATTTCCATCTATTCCATATCCATTACCAaggtcaacacacacgcacaactcaTATTTTGAAATCCAACAAAGAACATTATGTATCCACCCAAAACAAAACATATGTATACACTAACAGTATAAAATAAAATGCAAGACTTTGTGTCTTTCTTCAAGTTTTAAAATGAAAAGATCATACAGTAGATTTCACAAGTCTGTGCAAATTGTGATTCATGGTCGAGTATAGAAAGTACTGTCTACTTAGCTTTAGGTCAGTCACATCTCGGTTTGTGTATTATACATTAAAGAATCATCTGAATTTAAAATTTTGGCCCAATAACTGTAGCCCATGTGATCACATGATTAGCCTACTTTGTTCACATTACAAAAAAGGTTAAAAGGTGAAAAAGAGAGTAGAGAGCACAtgtgtgcgagcacacacacacatgcacacacacgtgtgcgtgcgtgtgtacatagagtagaatgttactctactctactctactctatgtacacacacgcacttctAAGAGTAATTGTGCACTGACAGTAAAGACTTGAACATTTGCTCCAAGTCAAAAGATAAAAGATGGAATGAGGAGTGCATTGAAAGTATTTTGTGGAGGACAGACTCAGTCAAAAGGTATGAGAGAGGGTCCACCCTGATAAAGCTAATGTTTACTCTGCCATTTTCCTGGAGAAAAGGCAAAGTttcacttaacccattgacgcctaaggcacctgcaaaacagggtgctgaatgcctgagccctttttaagaaaagctgcccttagcctataaaaacctaaatatctcagcttctgaagcacataaaaatacacactaagttgcatttaaacaccaaGACCGTCATCTtttattagaatgtgttaatttgtctcaaACAAACagggatttttaataaagttgtctcaaatctcatgggtctgaatgttgcgtaatgcagctccaggcgccagggccaatgttgcgcaacgcaacatcaggcatcaatgggttaaaatatgacatgttttgtaaagcaatcttagaaaatacatttggaaTAAAATAAGgatatacgtatatataaaaGGTTAAAAGGTGAAAAAGAGTGTGTAGAGTTGATAGTAATAAATACAGAAAATTGGAAGACTTTATTTAtagtaattatttattttatctgCAGCCCATccaatcccaacacacacacacacatacaacctttCTGCGCCAAGACATTCTACTGTACCTCTgactgacacacacccacacaaaacctCACTCACACcatcacttactcactcacagcATTCGTATCAGTCCATCTGAGCTCTggtacagcacacatacacacacaagtaaacattatcatcacacccacacacgcacacacacacgcacacacacacacagctcaatttGTGCCTTCAGCTGCTCCTTTGGCTTTCTGTAGGTTGTGCTCAACGGCGCCCTCTAGAAACTGGACCCAGGTCAGATCAGCCTCCGCGCACACGTGTGTTGCCCTGAAACAgacaaaaatgaatgaatgaatgaatgaatgaatgaatgaatgaatgaattaattaatgaatcaatcaatcaatcaatattacattttactatTTCTTCTTTCCACATTCACATTTCATACTCAAACATTGTACACCAAcattaaaacaaaatacagtttgCTGGCACATCCTGGCTCCTATTCACTTCAATCACTGTGGGTACAGTATGTGCTTACAGGCAATGCAAGTAGATAGGAAGaccacactgccctacaaaggcaaaaagcagtaactacgccaacattgaaagagagaaaaatgccttcaaggtTTTGGTAtatggttggatattgtagttactgctaatttgacaaagcaatatctctaaagcaggacacatttggatcatGAAGACCATTTGCAGtattaactcaattttgacaaaatatttagttactgcacttcgccTTTTTTTTGGCAGCACAGGTTTTGCTGCCCACCTTGTGGACTACACCAATGAGTGGTAATAACGCTAGTAAATGCTGGTGTCCATTTATTGTCGTTTTCATTGTCAAAACAATGTGTGGTAGGTTATATGTGGAACTTACTTGATAATTTCTAAGACTTTCTTTAAAACAGTTGCCAGTTTGGAAGCCTGTGGATCAGAAGAATGGTGTTGTCAAAAATACAACATGGAAGTGAGTGTCTTGACAAACACAGAAAAACCAATGCCGTGTCTCATATCAAACACttatgtcagtgcactgacggttagtgcatagtgcagacagtgcactgaggtctttcgAGAAAAAGTTGGGCACTAGGCACTGTGCCCTCAGTGGAACTGACTGgcgagcatagcattagctcgccaaaatattggttggctactgtttacattgcacagcgtctTGGGTTTGTATTAACATTTCATCCGCCCCCTGTCAACTATCTCGCATACAATAcatggcttggcatgaaaaggttggtgtctcagaaaCATAACTTAAAGAATTAAAAGActcttgaccaaactcttctactacTGACCGCTACGTTTCTTCCATTTTATTAACAACATGCCGGCCGTTTaatgcagtgtccatcgttcaagcactgcgtttttgactattgttagggcagcatccgggcactttcagtgcactgaatttacagAAATGTTCAATGTGAGTGgcctatgcactgaaacatagtgcccgaagtgcacaagcgaTATGAAACATGGAACAGGTTTGAagtagggatgtcaacaattaatccACTAATCAACTTTAGTCGATTAAAACATTAATCGATTAACAAAGATGCAATTTCTCGACTGGCGAATCTACAATCGACACTCGGgcatgtgtgtgaagaggggtgtgaccATTTCAATCACCTTTAAATTAAAGGATATGTAAGGTATTGAGTAAGTGTATGTTGGTGTTAAAGCTGCGCCACTAGGTGTCGCTGTTTGACAATGTTTCGCTAGGAGTTTTATATTTTGGAATCGCCTTTTGGCCCTTCTGTTTTCCCGTAGGGTTGACACTTGTTTGTAGTTCGTTCGCCATTTCCCTTAGTCTTGTCAATCAACCCTATAGGTAAGCAACAAACTTTTTCCTCAGATCTAAAGTATGAAATACGTGAAATATGAACCATTGAAAGTTCGTTTTGTTGAGCTACTTTATATGTTGGAATATTAAGCTCTTAGAAGCTGAGTGATTTGTGAATGTAGCgcttgtatttttttgtatttttaacgaTCCagtatgaatgaaaatgaatgctaACGTCAATGGgagtttgtatgaaaatgtgttaGCATCTTACAGTAATGTGTTTTTAGCGTTTGAAAACTGATGCGAGTCTTGTCAATCAACCCTATAGATCCTGTTAACCCTCTTGAATTCATCATTAAAACCAACCCATCGATCCCGAACCCCTTCCGTGTCCGTCTGAGTGTTTTCCCCAACCGACTGTGCCTCCTGTCCGCCACCACTAACAACAGTAACACAACGCAGAGGGCGAGCAGAGGTGCCAGAGCCGGCAGGCGAACGCGGGAGTGCGCTTCAAAGGGTTACATATGGTGCCGTGCCCGTGGATGGTGAAGTTGGATTTCTGAGGACGTTATCGTTTATCATACCGGTATCGGATATTGACCATTGAACTGTTTATCTGATAAATGGACTTTTCCAGTGATTTCTTGATCTTCATCCCTTTATATTATTTAAAGAGCTTATGAATCTACATTTTTTATATTGCAAGTTGATGATTTttctgtgtattttcagtaattcTGAGTGACATGATGATCTTTTAATGATATTTGATGGTTTTGGGGTTTTATATACTGTTGTGCCTGTAGCTAACTGATATTTAATTACCCTTTAAATTGAATGCTGCAGTGAATAGACAAGATACTTTAATTTAGTCTCTTTAGACATATTTAATAGGTCTGTTATAATTGCCTACTCTACTGGTATTTATTCTAGTTAATTACCAATAGgggtttttcatttttgttggcacacacacattcacttttaTCTTAAAGTTCTATGACATTTCATTTGCTCTTTGCATATTACATATAGCAAAATGACACAGAATTACACTAACCCAGCACTTGAGTTGCAGTCCCCCTCCACTGTTATGCCTAGCCTCTTACCCCCAGCTGCTGATGTGCTGCCACTCcgacactccaccccacccctcgtgCGTCCATCCTACACAGATCAGCACATCACCTCAGCCCTTCCACCCAGGCTGCTCAGCTCCAGGGCTCCAGTACAGGTACCCCCACTCTGCCTTGACACTAGCCCCATCACTAATGCAAGCAGTTTGGCACAGCAAACAGCGGGTGCTTCTTTTCCAAGCCTCAGCGCACATGGCTCCACAGGCCTTGTGCCTCTACAAAACATCTTATCTACTGCCAGCACTGTACCATTAGCCTCCTACCTGTTCGCAAAGCCCTCCCCAGTTGCTTACCCCTATGCAGCCCAGTCTATTGAATCAAACTCGCAGGTGTTTCAGAATTACCCACACTCAAGCCCTGCAACCCAGCTGCCTGGCCCACGCTTTCAAGCGCCACTGCCAATCAGCAGTGCAAGCACCCCTGCCATTACAACACGGCCTCCCCAAGCGCATTTTTCGTATACTGCTCTGAGTCCAGGTTATCCTGAGTCTTTGCCCCTCTCCAATCCTCATGTGAGCGCCCCACATTCAAACACGTACAGCCCCCATGTAGCCCCAGAGCCTATCACTGCTGGTGTACATGCCAGCCCCACCACATTACCCAGTCTGTACACGACTCCAAATGTGCCTCAGTCAGTTGTCCCTGCTCATGCCATGGCCAGCCAAAGCCTCCCAGTGTCAGCCTATGGCGGTTTCAGGCAAACCCATCAAGTGAAAAATGTCCCAGTTTTCACTGGAACCCCCGAATGTAAGACCCTAGTGGAGGACTGGATACATGACATGCAGTACCTGTTGGAAGCAATTGAACTCCCTCTGCACCTGCGTTTTTCCACAGTGGTGAGGCACCTGAGTGGTGAGGCCCGAAAGTTGGTTCTGAACCTGCCTGCCCATACCCAGACCCCAGAGAAGGCCTTTGAGGAACTGAGAGCAGAGTACGGTGACACACAAGGCTCACTGGACCCACTAGCTGATTTTTATGAGCGGAGCCAGAACTTTGGTGAGTCCGCTTGCTCCTATGCCATTGCCCTGGAGTCCAAATTACGGGATgtggaggagaaacagagaggtgGCAGGCCCTTCCCTGATCGCAACAGTAAGCTCACCCGTCAGTTTATGAGAGGCCTCACCGAGGAAGATGTGTACATGAGGATAGCGCCCATGACACCCCGTTTCAGCAGTTTCCGAGAGCTGCAAGCTGAGCTCCGCAACCTGGCACGAGAAAGCAAAACATTTCAGCCCCAGAACAGAGCCAAGAAGGTGGTAAACCAAGTTCATGTTATGCCAGAGGAAAGTGAAAATGTGGGAAACAGCCAAAGTACTCAATTGTCTGAGCTGACAGAGATGATACAGAGGCTGGCTCGCAATCAGGAGGACCAGATGGTTAAGTTGTCTCATCTTGAGCTAAGACTAGCATCACCAGCCCCCGCCCCTCACCACTGGACACCACCCCTTGCCCCAGCAGCCCAACCAGCGCCGTTGAGAGCAACCCCACGCCCAAACTTCGTCTGTCACCGGTGTGGTAGGCCTAACCACACCGCTCGAGTTTGTCGAGCTGTGCTTCCCCCTCTCAGCCCCGCTGGGGCACCCCAACCCACCACCCCTGTGGAGAAGCCCACACCCCAATCTGCCCAGACTTTAAACGCATGAAGCCTGTGGTCGCCGGGGCAACCATGGGCCTCCAGCAAGAGCCCCACTCAACATCAAGAAGCGACACTGGAGACCACGGCACGCCAATAGTCGGGCCTAAAAATGAGGGGGAGGTAATAGTTAATGGTGTGAAGTGCAAGGCCCTCATTGACTCGGGCTCTCAGATAACCAGTGTCACCCACAGCTTCTGGCGGAGCCACCCTGCTCTAAAGGGGATGCGGTTAAAGCCATCCAAGTTCTCCATCGAAGGTGCAGCAGGCCAGGCAGTTCCTCACCATGGTGTCGTGCACATTGACCTGAATGTTCTTGGGAAAGAACATAAAGCCGTGCCTACTTTTGTTGTCCCTGACTCTGACTACCGCTCTTCAGTCCCTCTTCTTGTCGGCACCAATGTCATTCGGGCCTCCCGCAGCCACCTCCAAGCGTCCTATGGCCAGCAGTTCCTACACCTGATGAAAGAGAAGCACCCGGAGTGGTACACAGCGTTGCTGAAGGTGGAGAGCGCTGAGCAAAGCGAGACGCATGAGTGGATAGGGCCTGCTGTGTACACCGGCCGCAAAGTGCGTATACCTGCAGGGAAAGAGATGGATTTGAGGTGCAAGATTCAAGCTGGGCCCCGAAGAAAGTCATACACTGCCCTGATCGAGAGCCAGGCCTCAGTTCGTCTTCCCCAAGACCTCCTAGTTGCCAAAGTCCTTGCCGATGTGCAGAGAGGGTGTGCTCCCGTCAGAGTCATGAATCTCTCCCAGCGCGCCATAACTATCAAGCCCCATACTCACCTGGCAAATGCAGTCCTGGTAAGAAGCGTGTTGGAGTTCCCTGAGAACGATCGGTGTGCAGCTGGCAATGGAGGGGTATGTCTTAGTCTGGGCCAGGTGGTGACGCGCTGTGGAGTGGATGTTAGCGGAGCAGCGGTGGAGAATGAAGACCAGCGCACCTGCCTCCAAGAGCTGCTGGACAAGAATGCAGATGTGTTTTCTCAGCATTCCCTGGACTATGGTCACACCACAACCATCCAGCATGAGATTCCACTGGTGGACCCCAGGCCCTTTCGACTGCCGTACCGGAAGATACCCCCATCTCAGTTCCAAGACGTGCGCCAGATGCTGACGGAGATGGAGGTAGCAGGGGTCATCCGTCCCAGTAAAAGCCCATATGCCTCCCCAGTGGTGGTCGTGACCAAGAAGGATGGGTCGTTGAGGCTGTGTATTGATTACAGGAGGCTCAATTCCTGCAGCACCAGGGATGCGTTCCCCCTGCCCAGGATTGAGGAGGCCCTGGAGTCATTGGGGCAAGCTAAGTACTTTTCCACACTAGACCTTACGTCCGGGTACTGGCAGGTGGAAGTTGCAGAACATGATAAGCACAAGACCGCATTCAGCACTCCCATGGGTCTTTTTGAGGCTAATAGAATGCCGTTTGGCCTCCAAAACGCTCCCTCCACCTTCCAAAGGCTGATGACCTGCTGCTTCGGTGACTTGAACTTCACACAGCTGCTCATTTACTTAGATGATTTGAtcattttttcctcttcctttgaTGAACATCTAGAAAGACTGCAAAGGGTCTTCGACAGACTTAGACAGCATGGCCTGAAGCTTAAGCCCTCAAAGTGCCAGTTTGTTCGGGAGGAAGTGAACTACCTTGGCCACCTGGTGTCGGCACACGGCATCAGGACAGACCCAGAGAAGATCAGCAGGGTGAAGGATTGGCCGCGACCAACCGATCGAAAAGAAGTACTCCAGTTTCTAGGGTTTGCTGGCTACTACAGACGGTACGTGAAGTCTTACTCCAGTCTGGCTGCTCCCTTGTACCGCCTCACCTCAGGAGACCccagaatgaagaggagaggggccaAGAAAAGTTCCTGCCCCGACAAACCATTCCTGTGGACCGCTGACTGTGAGGAGGCTTTCCAGGCACTGAAAGAGAAGCTGACCAACGCGCCAGTGCTGGGCTATCCGGACTACAGCCTACCGTTCTTGCTACAGACTGACGCATCTAGAGAGGGGCTCGGTGCTGTGCTTGCACAGATCCAGGGTGGAAAAGAAAGAGTCATCGCGTATGCCAGCAGAGGCTTGACCCCTCCTGAGACGAGGTATCCCGCACACAAGCTGGAGTTCCTCGCCCTTAAGTGGGCAGTCACAGACAAGTTCCATGACCACCTCTATGGGCGCAAGTTCTCCGTTCTCACTGACAACAATCCTCTAAAGTATGTCATGTCCACAGCCAAGCTGGATGCCACCGGCCAGAGATGGGTCTCTCACCTGTCCATTTATAACTTTGACATCCAGTACAGGAGGGGACAAGACAATTCCAATGCTGACGCCCTCTCACGCTTGTCCCACCAAGAAGTCATGGAGATCCTGCAGACCTGTCCTCAGCGAGTGACCCGCAGTGAACGGAGGCGAGATGAGTCAAAAGTCACCACGGAAGTGGAGGAGCCTTCGGTGGAGACCGCCGCTGTGACAGAGGAGCgagagaaccgtcagctaccagaGTCAAGTGAGCCATATCCACAGGGAGAGAGCAGTCAGCTGCCAGAGTCAAGTGAGCCATATGCAGAGGTGGGAATGGAGGTTCTACCCGCCATGACAACGCAAGAGGTCCGAGCAGCTCAAAGAGAAGACCCAGTCATCGGCCCAGTCCTACACTTTAAATCCCGAAACCGGAAACCAAGCCGTGGTGAAAGGATGGAGGTGTGCGCAAGTGGACGCCTTCTCTTAAAAGAGTGGAGGAGGTTAGTGGTACGCAACGGTATCATGTACCGCCGGGTCCGGGACTGCCATAGAGAAGTGGAACAGCTAGTACTTCCAGAGAGGCTGCAGGAAGCTGTTAAGACTGCCCTTCATGACGACTCAGGACACTTGGGATTCGAAAGAACACAGAAGATGATATGGGAGAGATTCTACTGGCCGAGAATGTTCCAAGAAGTGAAAGCCTGGTGTGAAAAGTGCATGCGGTGCTGCCTGAGGAAGACCCCCACAGCCAATGTCAAGGCGCCCCTGGTCAGTATCCACACAAGTGCCCCCATGGAACTAGTCTGTGTTGACTTTTTGACACTTGAGAAGTCTAAAGGTGGCCTGGAAAACGTTCTCGTTGTCACTGACCATTTTTCCCGGTACGCGCAGGCCTACCCCACCAAAGACCAAAAGGCAGGCACCGTGGCTAAAGTACTGTGGAAAAACTTCCTCTGCCGGTTCGGTTTCCCAGCAAAGCTGCATGCAGACCAGGGGCGCAACTTTGAAAGCGCCATTGTGAAGGAATTGTGCAAGTGTACTGGCATCACTAAAACACATACAACACCTTACCATCCTCAGGGCAATGGGACCACTGAAAGGTTCAACCGCACCCTTATGAACATGCTTGGAACATTAGAACCTCACCTGAAGCCCCGTTGGCACGAACATCTGGATGCCATGACCCATGCATATAACTGCTCACAACACGACTCCACAGGGTATAGCCCGTACTACCTGATGTTTGGTAGACATCCAAGACTGCCTGTTGACCTGCTCTTTAAGTCCTCGCCTGTTAATCAGCCCTGCGAGTACAGTGACTATGTCCAGACACTACATGATTCCCTGACACAGGCCTATGCCCTGGCCAACCAGACATCCCAGCATGCCAAGGAGCAACAGAAAAGGTACTATGACCGAAAAGCCAAGAGTGAAGACTTTGACCCTGGGGACAGAGTCTTAGTCAAAGTTTGCCATGTGGAGGGGAGGCAGAAGTTGTGAGACCGATGGGAGTCACGCCCATACCTTGTTGTGAAGAAGCAGCCCAACTTACCTGTCTACGTAGTGCGCCCTGAGAGTGGAGGTCCTGAGAGAGTTCTTCACAGAAACCTCCTTACCCAGTGCATGTTCCTCCCGGTGGACCGAAGCAGCAGAGTGACCTTGGAGGAGGGCCAATCAGACAGTGAGCCATGTGGGACCGACAGGGAAGAGGAAATGGAGAATGGCAGTATGGAAGAAGTAGAAGCTGGTGTGACCACTGAGACAGACGAGGAGGAACAGCTCAGTGAAGAGCAGGGCAATGTGGAAGCACGGGCAGATACCCCAGTGACCAGTGAGGCCACCTCCCCTGAAACAACCAACACCCCAAGGAGGTACCCAAGAAGGAGTCGACGCCCCCCCCCTGAAACTGTCGTACCAGTCTCATGTTGTGGAGACTGGGGCCCgattcgaaacggggaaggcagctgtccttccagtgagctaactggacatcgagtcatgaagtgtggatcgaaacgaaaaattgctttatttcctctctcggcagttgactgcatttgtgggcgtaacgaggatatttcaaggatacatcagatgctgacttcgcttccttggtacccaacatgctgtgcgccacctccctctcaaccggaaacctgaaaaacaaacatggctactacccaagctactaccttatcatactctttattctgacacttatgtatgtagatattgaaaatcgaatgcataaatcaacattgtagtatccaaatatgctgtcgctagatctatttatagcctattttacgattctgccgtctgacgatcattcaccgttcaaatagcatgcgtaagctaagcgctaacgtgatgaacgtaactccccccatagaatcgcaagaatcgccgtaacatcaaatgcgcaagacggcgcactcgttagtgccgttcgtaacggctgcctcatcagctgacttcgcctctctgatcagtgacctgtttatgtaggaggagagtcatcgagtcactgcctcccgtttcgaattcagcctggGAGTGAccaagagaagatagagagaggaagaaaattgTGGCAAAAAGCCAAAGCTAAAAGAGCAGCTGGATACACCTAGGACAGTTTAGTGCAAACCCCTAGATGAAGAATATCCCCATGTACACCTACCTTATATCCTTACACTTTATGCTACATgcatcacacaccacacctcacctcacaccaCACACTTGTTTCCTAttttaaaattcttttttttgtttgtttgtctaaacCCCTTTGAGTACGCCTATGCTGCATGTAGGTTTGGTTGAATCTGATGTCGAGGAC from Engraulis encrasicolus isolate BLACKSEA-1 chromosome 17, IST_EnEncr_1.0, whole genome shotgun sequence carries:
- the LOC134467288 gene encoding uncharacterized protein LOC134467288, which encodes MHGALQEGRLPETTGQCSPSLQLTEMYSYAEAAIKDLLQPYFLPLVAHTASVDNAESRGAAFATTDAVDGVQAKAKAEDAVSSQSRAQSARSSTASCELDTIQPDSSALQVHASMVSFFTDLMVNQVLDKLHLDVPAQRDAADEPDTASAGGPDGCLTSVLMLRLLANMRDGGRSSVDKGMLQELIDKILSEISGASGVPDVHGYVKNTRIQNINRTMEKFLLKEFGSKNILQRTANPEDDSFNMTFLAKLREVLNAEATDAPSALSGSAFPRSDPGPKAAGGIKTGKKSKFGAKIPKRRKRSSKVSPIGVAADKVQHAVPNAQSAPSSGNFSAAPADEVKPRKRSWIKKLFCCCMQS